GTTATTTTTTTTTGTAATTCGTTTATTAGGTTAGCAGAGGTTACTCCTTCTAATTTGTTAAGGTTCATTTCTTCGTTGTTTAAGGCATCATCTATTTCTCCAGGTTCTATGATTATTGTTTCGTGATAACACATGTTTTTTATTTTTTCAAGAATTATTTTTCTGTTACTAGGTGTTATTAATTTTGAATCTTTTACACCTATTCTTTTTAGTTCAGGTATTTTTTCTTCTTCTATTGCGCATATAGTCATAACCATCGGGCCTATTACTGGGCCTCTTCCTGCTTCTTCTACGCCTGCTATTATCATTTTATTAAAAAATCAGTTATAGTATTTATTATTTGTTCTTCTTCTTTTGATGTCGCTATGTTTTTTCTTAATTCTGCGCCTTTTTTTATTCCTTTGGTGAATTGCATTGCTTGAATCCTTATTCTAGGTAGGGGAACTTCGTATTTTTTTGCTTCTTTAACGTATTTAAGAAATCCTTTGAGTTTCTTTGTTTCGGTTATTGTTGAATAACTATTTTTTTCTAAGTAACTTTTTACTTGATTAAAGCACCAAGGATTCCCCATCGCCCATCGTCCTATCATTACGTGATCACAACTTGTTTCTTTAAACATGTCTTTAGCTTTTTCTGCTTTGTTAATATCTCCGTTTCCTGTTACTGGAATGTTAATTTTTTCTTTTAAATTCTTTATTTTTTCCCAATTAGCAATCCCTGAATATCCTTGATCAGCGTATCTTGCGTGTAGCGTAATCATGCTTACACCTAAGTCTTCCGCCATTTTTCCTATTTTTAAATAAGTCTCATTATTCTTATTTATTCCTAATCTATACTTCAGTGTTACTGGTTTATTGGTGTTGTTTATTATTTCTTGAAGCATTTTTTTTAACAAAACAGGTTTACTTAGCAAGTCAGCTCCTGCTTCTTGTCCTATTATGTTATTAGCAGGACAGCCCGCGTTGAAATCTATGAAGTCAAAGTTTTCAGTGTAATTCATTGCTTCTTTTATTTTTTCAGGATTCTTTCCGAATAATTGTAAACCAACTTTTTTTTCTTTTTTTGCTCTAAGTATTTTTTTTAGAGCTTCTTGTTTTTCAGAATAAAGAAAATCTATGCTTGTTAATTCTGTGAATGTAGCGTTTGCTCCTTGTTCTTCACACATTAATCTGAATGCTGGATCATTTATTCCTGCTAGTGGCGCTAAGAATACTTGTTTTCTTGGTTTATTAAACATCTTTTTTTTAATCTTCAGGAGGTATTATCATGTTTTTTATTCTGTTAAATAAATCATTTTGAAAAAAATAATAATTAGTTATGATGTCTATGTTTATTATTTCTTCTCTTCCATCAACCATGACTTTCATCGTTACGTGTCGTCTATATTCTTGAGTTTTTTCATGTATCTTCGCGCGAAATATTTTTCTTAATAAGAAATATAAATTCACGTTATCAATGATTTGTTCATCTTCTTTGAAAATGCTTTTTATCAAGTTTCCTTTCTCTATAGGTGAGCCTGGCATTTCTTCTTTTGTCATCTTGTTTTCTACACAATACTTTATTAGTGCATCAAACATGTGATTGTAAGCATCTATCATTCTACTAATAGTATTTACGAATACGTCAGCTGTTCTAGTGTATTTCAAACTTACATATATTAAATGGTCTACTCTTTTTAATTCTTCTTTTGCATCACTTAAAGATTCTATCATTTTTACTTGTCACCTTGTACGTGTCTTCTACTAATAATTTTGTTTCTTTTATTAATGATTTTAAATCAGCAATTGTTAATGTTCTCATTTCATAAGTTTCAGAACACATTATGAATTTGTCTTTTCTAGGAAACTCCACACTACTCTCTTTATGAGCTTTTGATAAATCTGTTAAGGAATTTAATAATTTTAAGTGGGTATTGCTTAATTTGTACAAAGGCATAATTTTTTGTTTGAACAAATTAATTTTTACATCAATAGAATCGTGGTAAATAGGTATTCTTTTGAATAATCGTTCATATTCTAGCATGCTCGTTATTGCATTATCTCCTGCTTTTAGTAAAGTTTTAACAGCTGAAACTAAGATTTTAGGGTCTTTAAACATTGGGTAGCTCATAGTTATCATGTGGTCGGCGACTTGTATGTTTCTTTTTGCTTGTTCCCTAAGCTCCTGGTGTTTCTCCATTAGATTATAAGTGAATTCTTCTGTATATATAAATATTTGTAGTGTTTTTTTATTAAACTTTTTATTTTTTTAGTCTTTCATAAAAATTTATTCCTCTTAGAAATCCTTCTTCGTTTGGTAATTTATATGCAACATGTATGTGTTTTCCGTGTCCGGGTATTGATGCGCTACCACTATTTCCTACAGTTCCTATTATTTGACCTTTGAATATTATTTGTCCTGCGCTAACAGGAATATTTTCTTCTAAATGTGATATTAACATGTATCCTTTTTCTAGAGGGTTGTATATTATGAGTGCGTTTCCTGCTCTAGGTGTTAATCCTTTACCGTTCCAATCTGATATTTCTCTTCTTATAAATTGGCCTTCCCAATTATCTCCTGACGCTATTATTAATCCGTTAAATGGGGCTAAAACTTTGTTGCCTTCTTTTGTGAATAAATCTAAGGCTTCATGAACTCTTTTTCTATAACTATTTCTTGGCGCTGTGTAATATCCTTGTATCATTTCGTGCCATTCAATATTTTTGTTTATGTTTACGTTATTTAGTTCGAATAATAAATCGTATTTTTGTTCTAATTTTTTTCTTATTTCTTTACCTCTTTTCATGTCTTCTTTTGTTTTTTTATGTGTTTCTTCAAATCTTGGAGGTACTGCGTCATCTTCTATGTCTGAGTATATGTATCTGTAAAAGTCGTAGAAATTTGTTCCTATTGTTTTTTGATTATCTTCATATACATTTATATTTAAATAGTTCAGTGCTGAATGAATTTCGGATTCTAAATTGTGCGTTTTTAGTTCTTTAGAAACTTCGTTACTCGTTGTTGAATATTCGTATTTGTTCGCGTTATAACTATTTAATATGAAGTTCAAGGTTAAAATTGAAGGTATTGCTATTATTTTTAGGGTTTTTTTGAGTTTTTTCATTGATTTTTTTTTTAAAATAAAAAAACAAATATAAATGTTTTGCTACTTTATAATAGTCATGAAGGTTTTAAGTGTTTTTTTTAAAGCATAATTATTTAAAAAAGTCTTTGTTACTGTTGCTCATGATTATAGGCGTCGTAGGTAAAGCTAATGTTGGTAAAAGTACTTTTTTTAAGGCTAGTACTTTAGCAGATGTTGAGATTGCTAATTATCCTTTCGCAACTATTAAACCTAATTCGGGTATTGGGTTTGTTAAAATTGATTGTGCGGATTCTTTTTTTAGTAAGCAATGTAACCCTAGAGTTGGTTATTGTATTAATCATAAGCGTTTTGTTCCTGTTAACATGATTGACGTTGCAGGTCTTGTTCCTGGAGCTCATGAAGGTAAAGGTATGGGTCTTGAATTTTTAAATGATCTTAATCAAGCGGATTTACTCATTCATGTTATTGATGTTTCAGGTTCCACTAATGAAAAAGGCGAGCCGGTTCCTCCTGGTTCTCGTGATCCAGCAGAGGATGTTTTATTTTTAGAAAAAGAACTTGATTATTGGTATTTAAGCATTCTAAAAAAAGTATGGGATAAATTTTCTAGGTCTGTTACTCAAACTAATCAAGAAATTGATAAAGCGCTTAATAAGCAATTTTCGGGTTTGGGTAGTGATGAAGAAATGATTAAAAGCATCATTGTTGATACTAATTTAGCTGATAAAAAACTTCGGTTTTGGTCAGAGGATGATTTGTTATTATTTGCGTCTGAGCTTAGAAAAAAAACGAAGCCTATGATTGTGGCTGCTAATAAAATTGATGTTAAAGGAGCATTAAATAATTTTGAATCTTTGAAAAAGCGTTTTCCTGATACTCTTTTTGTTCCTTGTAGCGCGGAATCAGAGTTGGCTTTGAAGGAGGCTGCTAAACACAAATTGATTAATTATGTTCCAGGTAATAAGGAGTTTGAAATTATTGGTTCTTTAAGTGATAAGCAAAAGAAAGCTTTGGATTTTATTAAGGATAATGTGCTTATTCATGGTACTGGTGTTCAGGACGCGCTTAATAAAGCTGTTTTTGATGTTTTAGAATATATTCCTATTTTTCCAGGCGGCGTTAATAAATTAGAGGATCAGCATGGTAATGTTTTGCCTGATTGTTTTCTTTTAAAGAAAGGTAGTACCGCGCTTGATTTTGCTTTTAAGATTCATAGTGATTTTGGAAAGAATTTTATTCGTGCCATCGATGTTAAGACTAAGAGGACTGTTGGTAAAGAGCATGTTCTTAGTTTTGGTGACGTAGTAGAAATAATTAGTCATAAATAAGTCATAGCACGAAGTGTTTTATGAATAAAGCAATTGTTACGTATTTTATTGTTAATCCTAAGAATGAATATATTAGTACTTTTTTGAATTTATATCTTAGCATTCCAGCAACTGTTACTAGTAAAGGTGATGATAAGGGTAATACGTTAAACACGAAGATTGTTAAGTCACCATATTTCTCTATTTTATATTTTGATTTTTCGTATTTTTTTTGTCCTATTATTTTCTTTGTTACTTTATTGCTAAATATGTATCCTATGAAGTAATCAGTTGTTTGTGCTAATAGAGCCATCGTTACTGCGAAGAAACATATTGTTAAAGGGTCAAACCCTGCCATTATGAACTTTATAAACATTAGTTCTACAAAAGAAAGAATAAAAAAAAGATATCCTATGTATTGCACGACTATGAAGTATTTAAGAGTTAAGTTATCTGCTAAAGTATCCATTAAGGGTACAGTCACAAGTGTTATTCCTATCATTATGCCTATGCTAATTATGAGCAAAGGATAATATTTTTTTAACAAATACTTTAATCTTTGTAACATGTTGTTTACTTCTTTTATTGTATATCAATAACTTTTATTTTAAACGTTAAATTTTGTCCTGCTAAAGGATGGTTTAAATCTATTATTATGTTTTCTTCTTCTACGCCTGCAACTACTACTGGGAATTGTTGTCCGTCAGGCGCGGTAACTGCTAAAGTCATTCCTGGTTTTATTTCTCCAGGAATATTCATTTTTTCTCTTGGTATTTTTTGTTTTAATTCTTCATTTCTTTCTCCGTACGCATCTTCAGGTTTTATTGTTATTTCTTTTTCTTCATCTTTTTTCATACCTATTACTGCCGCGTCGAATCCTTTGATTACTTTTCCACTTCCTGCTTCGAATTCTAATGGTTCTCTTCCTTCTGAGGAATCAAATACTTGTCCATTATCTAATGTTCCTGTGTAGTGTATCTTGATTTTATTTCCTTTTTTTACTTCCATTTTTGTTTCATCTCCCCGAACAATTATTCTCACTTCTAAATTTTTTTTTTTTAGAATAAGAATCTTTTTGTCCTTTTTTAACCAAAATATGGCTTTTTTTATAAGTTTTTTGTCTTAAAAAGCATTATTATTTTAATTTTTTTAAAATGTTTAAAAAATGTTAATTAGCAAAACTGCTACTAAGTATCCTATGAAACATCCTGCGCTTATGAAAGGCATAGCAGGATAATATTTGTCTTTTTTTCCGTACAAAAACAATAATAAAAGTGATGCTCCTGCGAAGCCAGATATTATTAGTGAATAAGCAATCGCTGTCGCGCTTGAATAACCTTGTTGTAGCATAAAAACTAAGAAAGTTGAAGCAAATATTAAGGGAAATGCTAAGTCTCCTCCTCCTAGTATGCCTATTCTTATTTCTTTTTTTGTTTGTTTCATAATTTTTTTATTTGATTTTTTGTTTGTTTCAGTTTTTTTGTTTATTTTTCCTGTTTTGACATTGTAAGAAAGTGCTAGTCCTGGAAATAAGTTCGCGTCTTTCGCGAATTTCGCCATGGTTATCATGTGTTTACTTTTCCAAACGGCGTAAGCATCGTACGCGCTGACTATTATTAGTAATGTGAATGCATAAAAAACGTTTAATAATGGAACTAATAATAAAGCGATTCCTGGATAAACAAATAATTCTGTGAAGTTATGTATTAAGAAATTAGGTTTGTATATTTTCCAAGCGCCTAGTATTATTGCTATGATCCACGCAACGAAATGATTAAACATAACTCCTAGGGATATGCTCATAGTTATTATTGTAGCGAAGAAAAACCAGTGCTTCCACCATTTGACTTTTTTAAACTTTGATAGTAGAAGAAGAAGTATTGTTCCTATTGTCACACCTAGTATTATTGTTATAATTGTTTCTGAGCCTTCTATTTCAGGTCTTTCTCCTACTGTTGTGTTGCTAAATATCACTTCTGTTTTTTCTATTTCTTTTGTTTCTTCATTTACTATTTTTATGACTTCTGATCCTTGATTAACTATTAGCAAGCCTATTATTTGTGATACTAAGAATAAAACCATGAATATTATTAGTACTTGTTGTGAATGCTTCATAATTCTTGTTTCTTGTTGCTTTATTTATATTATTATTCATTTTTGTCGTAAAATATTTAAAAAGAAGAATATTGTATTTATTTCATGGTGAGATTGTTGACTAAGACTTATTTGTTAATTTTGGTTTTTGCTATGCTTCTTATTAGTGGTTGTACTAAATATGTTTGTTATGATGGTTCTGTTGAGCGCGATGAAGATAAGTGTCCTTTGGTTGTGGAGCCTAAGATTTTGCAGAGGCAAGCTGAAACAGCTGTTGATACTTATTCCGCGGCTTATGCTTCGGCTCTAGGTTCTAGGCATAGCAGGGTTAATACTTATAAAGTAGGGGGTGATTGGCACTCCGAAATTTTATTTACTAATATAAGAACTGGTACTGTTAATCATGTTACTTTCAAGATTGATGGTGTTACTTCATCTGTTAGTTGTTTTGAAGGTTGTGATTATTTAAAAAAGGAAGAAGTCGTTGTTGAAGATATTAATAATGTGACTGGTATTGATGCTGGTTACACTTTGTATTGAGGTTTTAAGAGGTTATTTATGGCTAAATTCATAGCTGTGCTTGGTGGAAAAGGAGGAGTTGGTAGAACGACTCACGCGATTAATCTTGGTTTGTCTTTGGTTAATGAAGGTGAGGATGTTATTGTTATTGATGGTAATTTTGATTCTCCTTCTCTTGGTTTTCATCTTGGTGAAGCGTTTTATCCTGTTACTCTTCATGACGTCATGCATGATAATAAAGCGTTGATTAAAGCAATTCACGAGCACGAATCTGGTTTAAAGAT
This DNA window, taken from Candidatus Woesearchaeota archaeon, encodes the following:
- a CDS encoding tRNA-dihydrouridine synthase, coding for MFNKPRKQVFLAPLAGINDPAFRLMCEEQGANATFTELTSIDFLYSEKQEALKKILRAKKEKKVGLQLFGKNPEKIKEAMNYTENFDFIDFNAGCPANNIIGQEAGADLLSKPVLLKKMLQEIINNTNKPVTLKYRLGINKNNETYLKIGKMAEDLGVSMITLHARYADQGYSGIANWEKIKNLKEKINIPVTGNGDINKAEKAKDMFKETSCDHVMIGRWAMGNPWCFNQVKSYLEKNSYSTITETKKLKGFLKYVKEAKKYEVPLPRIRIQAMQFTKGIKKGAELRKNIATSKEEEQIINTITDFLIK
- a CDS encoding M23 family metallopeptidase — protein: MKKLKKTLKIIAIPSILTLNFILNSYNANKYEYSTTSNEVSKELKTHNLESEIHSALNYLNINVYEDNQKTIGTNFYDFYRYIYSDIEDDAVPPRFEETHKKTKEDMKRGKEIRKKLEQKYDLLFELNNVNINKNIEWHEMIQGYYTAPRNSYRKRVHEALDLFTKEGNKVLAPFNGLIIASGDNWEGQFIRREISDWNGKGLTPRAGNALIIYNPLEKGYMLISHLEENIPVSAGQIIFKGQIIGTVGNSGSASIPGHGKHIHVAYKLPNEEGFLRGINFYERLKK
- a CDS encoding redox-regulated ATPase YchF, giving the protein MIIGVVGKANVGKSTFFKASTLADVEIANYPFATIKPNSGIGFVKIDCADSFFSKQCNPRVGYCINHKRFVPVNMIDVAGLVPGAHEGKGMGLEFLNDLNQADLLIHVIDVSGSTNEKGEPVPPGSRDPAEDVLFLEKELDYWYLSILKKVWDKFSRSVTQTNQEIDKALNKQFSGLGSDEEMIKSIIVDTNLADKKLRFWSEDDLLLFASELRKKTKPMIVAANKIDVKGALNNFESLKKRFPDTLFVPCSAESELALKEAAKHKLINYVPGNKEFEIIGSLSDKQKKALDFIKDNVLIHGTGVQDALNKAVFDVLEYIPIFPGGVNKLEDQHGNVLPDCFLLKKGSTALDFAFKIHSDFGKNFIRAIDVKTKRTVGKEHVLSFGDVVEIISHK
- a CDS encoding VTT domain-containing protein; this encodes MLQRLKYLLKKYYPLLIISIGIMIGITLVTVPLMDTLADNLTLKYFIVVQYIGYLFFILSFVELMFIKFIMAGFDPLTICFFAVTMALLAQTTDYFIGYIFSNKVTKKIIGQKKYEKSKYKIEKYGDLTIFVFNVLPLSSPLLVTVAGMLRYKFKKVLIYSFLGLTIKYVTIALFIKHFVL
- a CDS encoding peptidylprolyl isomerase; the protein is MEVKKGNKIKIHYTGTLDNGQVFDSSEGREPLEFEAGSGKVIKGFDAAVIGMKKDEEKEITIKPEDAYGERNEELKQKIPREKMNIPGEIKPGMTLAVTAPDGQQFPVVVAGVEEENIIIDLNHPLAGQNLTFKIKVIDIQ